From one Coffea eugenioides isolate CCC68of chromosome 11, Ceug_1.0, whole genome shotgun sequence genomic stretch:
- the LOC113751832 gene encoding uncharacterized protein LOC113751832: MDRSWMSIKNYLDPKYLDGVDEFIKFAFLGKDPNCKLPCPCKVCNNFEDQTKEVMANHLCRGIVDSYTRWIYHGEGFESDDEDDDIEINDNDSDFDSMEELLNDVGVANFGESWRHSPELDTGACTEKEGEASRFLRLLSEAEKSLYPGCEKYSKLSFIVHILHLKTMNRWTCKSTDMLLKFLHQVFPTALIPSSYYEAKNFIRELGLKCEKIHACENDCALFWNENKGLDHCPNEKCKAPRYKSPNSKIPRKVLRYFPLKPRLQRLFVNKEIARDMRWHKERRVDNENMMRHPADSLAWKDFDRNHKSFAEDPRNVRLGLASDGFNPFGTMSNSYSIWPVILVPYNLPPWKCLKDPFFFLSMIIPGPKAPGNDIDIFFRPLVDELKELFATGVETYDAFREEKFMLRAALLWTINDFPAYGYLSGWSTKGYKACPVCLDETTSLYLNNGHKCCYMGHRHFLPIDHKWRREKKQFNGEREHRQPPRTQSGEEVLQQLLRIEQVEFGKAPDLLRQKKRKRVQNSSNWKKMSIFFELPYWSTNKIRHNLDIMHIVKNVCESLVGTLMNIPSRTKDTWQAREDLKEMGLREELHLQPGGGASKVMPPACYTLSRLEKKNFYQFLSTIKFPDGFASNIPRCVKTKECQLLGMKSHDYYVFIQRLLPVATRGMLSKDVSQILVEISNFFRKICSRTLYLDELEMQEKILF; the protein is encoded by the coding sequence ATGGACAGGAGTTGGATGTCTATTAAGAACTACCTAGACCCCAAGTATTTAGATGGAGTtgatgaatttattaagtttgCTTTTCTAGGCAAGGATCCTAATTGTAAACTGCCATGTCCTTGCAAAGTATGCAATAATTTTGAGGATCAAACTAAGGAAGTCATGGCCAATCACTTGTGTCGAGGAATTGTTGATAGTTATACTAGGTGGATATATCATGGCGAAGGGTTTGAATCtgatgatgaggatgatgaCATAGAAATAAATGACAACGATAGTGACTTTGACAGTATGGAGGAGCTGTTAAATGATGTAGGAGTTGCTAACTTTGGTGAGAGTTGGAGACATTCACCGGAACTTGATACGGGTGCTTGTACCGAGAAAGAAGGAGAAGCAAGTAGGTTTCTAAGATTATTATCGGAGGCTGAAAAATCTCTATACCCAGGCTGTGAAAAGTATTCAAAACTCTCGTTTATTGTCCATATCCTCCACTTGAAAACAATGAATCGGTGGACTTGTAAATCTACTGATATGTTGCTGAAGTTCTTGCATCAAGTATTTCCTACAGCTTTGATTCCCAGTTCATATTACGAGGCAAAAAATTTCATCCGTGAGTTGGGGCTGAAGTGTGAAAAGATCCACGCCTGTGAAAATGATTGCgcactcttttggaatgaaaataaaggccttGATCATTGTCCAAATGAAAAATGTAAAGCACCGCGGTATAAATCTCCAAATTCCAAAATACCTAGAAAGGTGTTGCGTTATTTTCCATTAAAACCAAGGCTGCAAAGACTGTTTGTGAACAAAGAGATTGCTCGGGATATGAGGTGGCATAAGGAGAGACGTGTAGATAATGAGAACATGATGCGACACCCTGCTGATTCATTAGCTTGGAAGGATTTTGATAGAAATCACAAGTCCTTCGCTGAAGATCCTAGAAATGTGAGGCTAGGACTTGCTAGTGATGGCTTTAATCCCTTTGGAACCATGAGCAATTCATACAGTATATGGCCTGTTATCCTTGTTCCTTACAATCTACCTCCTTGGAAATGCTTAAAagatccattttttttcctatcaATGATTATTCCTGGTCCCAAAGCACCTGGAAATGACATTGACATATTCTTTAGACCACTAGTTGATGAGTTAAAAGAGTTATTTGCCACTGGTGTGGAGACATATGATGCCTTCAGGGAGGAGAAGTTCATGTTACGTGCAGCACTTTTGTGGACAATAAACGATTTTCCAGCATATGGCTATTTGTCGGGATGGAGTACAAAAGGGTACAAGGCATGTCCTGTGTGCTTAGATGAGACGACTAGTCTATATCTTAATAATGGTCACAAATGTTGTTACATGGGCCATCGCCATTTTCTACCTATTGATCATAAATGGCGTCGAGAAAAAAAGCAATTTAATGGAGAAAGAGAACATAGACAGCCTCCTAGGACCCAATCAGGTGAGGAAGTCCTCCAACAACTTCTTCGTATTGAGCAAGTTGAGTTTGGCAAGGCACCTGATTTGCTGCgacagaagaaaagaaaacgcgtGCAGAACAGTTCAAATTGGAAGAAGATGAGCATATTCTTTGAACTTCCATATTGGAGTACCAATAAAATTAGACATAATTTGGATATTATGCACATTGTCAAGAATGTATGTGAATCTTTGGTAGGTACATTAATGAATATCCCTTCGAGAACTAAGGACACATGGCAGGCTAGGGAGGATTTAAAAGAAATGGGATTAAGGGAAGAGTTGCATCTACAACCGGGAGGTGGCGCATCTAAAGTTATGCCACCTGCATGTTACACTTTATCACGCCTAGAGAAAAAGAATTTCTACCAGTTTTTGAGCACTATCAAGTTCCCGGATGGCTTTGCTTCAAACATTCCTCGGTGTGTGAAGACCAAGGAGTGTCAACTTTTAGGAATGAAGAGTCATGACTACTATGTGTTCATACAACGACTTCTTCCAGTAGCAACTAGAGGAATGCTGTCAAAAGATGTATCTCAGATTTTAGTAGAGATCAGCAATTTTTTTCGAAAAATTTGTTCTCGAACTCTCTATCTAGATGAGCTGGAAATGCaggaaaaaatattattttaa